One Deinococcus grandis DNA window includes the following coding sequences:
- a CDS encoding 3-isopropylmalate dehydratase large subunit, with amino-acid sequence MTNPTPRPQTMAEKILSRRGTQTVYAGDLAVVEVDQVMVVDSIAQSFIQRMQQDLGATPKYPERVSIVIDHVAPASTVSVAQAQKEAREYAAQTGVRLFDVGRGICHQVLMEEGLARPGWIVLGSDSHSTTYGAVAAFGSGMGATDIALAAASGKTWLKVPDSVKVTFTGDLRPGVTAKDVALEMIRRLGADGATYQSIEMHAGDRFTRGERMTLANLCVEAGAKAGLVVPGGEILTAYGYDIPDWVYPDGGATYVQSIEIDLGALNPRMSAPSEVDNVFDVAQLREDLRDVPVDQVFIGTCTNGRIEDLHAAADVLRGRRVAPGTRLLVIPASSQVMEDAMADGTLLTLQRAGAVLGTPGCGPCMGRHQGVLAPGEVCVSTSNRNFIGRMGDKDARIYLASPAVAAATAVMGRVSLPEDVLATPVGV; translated from the coding sequence ATGACGAACCCCACCCCCCGCCCGCAGACCATGGCGGAAAAGATCCTCTCCCGGCGCGGCACGCAGACGGTGTACGCCGGTGACCTCGCGGTCGTCGAGGTCGATCAGGTCATGGTCGTGGACTCCATCGCCCAGAGCTTCATCCAGCGCATGCAGCAGGACCTCGGCGCCACGCCTAAATACCCCGAACGGGTCAGCATCGTGATCGACCACGTCGCTCCCGCCAGCACCGTCAGCGTCGCCCAGGCGCAGAAGGAAGCGCGCGAGTACGCCGCGCAGACCGGCGTCCGCCTGTTCGACGTGGGCCGCGGCATCTGCCACCAGGTCCTGATGGAGGAAGGCCTGGCCCGCCCCGGCTGGATCGTGCTGGGCAGCGACAGCCATTCCACCACGTACGGCGCGGTCGCCGCGTTCGGCAGCGGCATGGGCGCCACCGACATCGCCCTGGCCGCCGCCAGCGGCAAGACCTGGCTGAAAGTCCCCGACAGCGTGAAAGTCACCTTCACGGGCGACCTGCGGCCCGGCGTGACCGCCAAGGACGTCGCGCTGGAGATGATCCGCCGCCTCGGCGCGGACGGCGCCACGTACCAGAGCATCGAGATGCATGCCGGGGACCGCTTCACGCGCGGCGAACGCATGACCCTCGCCAACCTCTGCGTCGAGGCGGGTGCGAAGGCCGGACTGGTCGTCCCCGGCGGCGAGATCCTCACCGCGTACGGCTACGACATCCCCGACTGGGTCTACCCGGACGGGGGCGCCACGTACGTGCAGAGCATCGAGATCGACCTGGGCGCCCTGAACCCCCGCATGAGCGCCCCCAGCGAGGTGGACAACGTGTTCGACGTCGCCCAGCTGCGCGAGGACCTCCGCGACGTGCCCGTGGATCAGGTGTTCATCGGCACCTGCACCAACGGCCGCATCGAGGACCTGCACGCCGCCGCCGACGTGTTGCGCGGACGGCGCGTCGCGCCCGGCACGCGCCTGCTGGTCATCCCGGCGAGCAGTCAGGTCATGGAGGACGCCATGGCCGACGGCACGCTCCTGACCCTGCAACGCGCCGGGGCCGTGCTGGGCACCCCCGGCTGCGGGCCGTGCATGGGCCGCCACCAGGGTGTGCTGGCCCCCGGCGAGGTCTGCGTCAGCACCAGCAACCGCAACTTCATCGGGCGGATGGGCGACAAGGACGCCCGCATCTACCTCGCGTCGCCCGCCGTGGCCGCCGCGACCGCCGTCATGGGCCGCGTCTCGCTGCCCGAGGACGTCCTGGCCACCCCGGTGGGTGTGTGA